The Delphinus delphis chromosome 2, mDelDel1.2, whole genome shotgun sequence genome segment CTGATGCCTTTTTCCTCTGGTGCCTATTTTCCAAGGACATACTTGGAACCCCATTACAAAGAGAGAATTATATTCACGAAATGAAGGAAGCAAGTTACAGAATGATACGTATAAACTGAGACTtggttttgaagaaaaaatataaaggttATATATTTGTGCATATAACAGAGTATGGAAATATATACACCAACGTTACTGAAGAGTAGGATTTGAGGAGGATTGACAGAGAAGAGTGTAAACACCTGCGTATATATctgatatctttttcttttctgacaatgagtatttgtaatttatttaaataaaggaaaatattttaaagagccaTTTCGTTTGAAACAACAATAGCAGGTATTCTGTCATTGAAAATAATGGACAAAACCCAATTTTCCAAGTGCGGTACAACTGCTAGCTACAGGGAAGTCAAGCAATAGACAGAGGTGGACAAACCcaaagttctttgaaaaatccTGTTTTTCATGCTTCTCTTCCTTTGGCATTCTGTCACCTAACATGTAATTATTCAGAAGCTGTTTTTCAGGAAGCGTCCCCTTCTGAGAATAATGCTTATTGAGAACAACTTGGACATGATTCAAGAACTGACTGCAGGTCCCAGTTGCCTTACACAATAAACTTTATAACTTGCCTCCAAAGAGATTGGATCACACCATTAGAAAACATGGAGAGATCATCCCCTTGTTTGTGCTTGGCTTAGATTTAATCAGGTAACCAAAGAAATTCTAGTCAAAGAAGAATGATTGCATATAAAAACATATGAATATGCAAAGACTAGCAACtctacattttcaaaaattgtcTGAGAtgtcttgttaaaaaaaagatgtcttgTTGAAAAAGAAGTCTTATAAGATAAAGATACAGTTTTATAGAAGAAATAATTTGCTATAGTTTCAAAGTTAAAAGCCTTCTTAGAGATAAGAGGGatataaaatataggaaaagagATCATTTCCAAGACAGAATAAAAAAATGGATAGATAAGGGATTTTTTGTTGCATTGCAGTTTAGCATgtgaaaaaatcattttaatgcagtacatttcataataaatatatgaattatgAGACTGAGCTGATTCCAGAGTCTCCTTTTAATGAAATGTatcctcccactggccaaatttgGGACATGttgagcatcaaaaagaacaataaCCGTAAGTGATTGTAAAgaatcaaatgaataaaaatccaCGAATCcatcatcatattttaaaaagagaaagggaaaaaaaacaaggaaagttctTTTTTTGTAGAATGTCAGctagtaaaagaagaaaagatacttAGAaaaccattttgcatccccaagGCAATAACTGATTCAGGCAAGGATCAGCAAAGTAAACTAAAGTCATTAAGTGGAAGGTTATGAAGAACAGGATATCCACACACACTACCAAAGAGTCACCCACCAACACTAAACCATctgcaaagaggaaaaacaaaacctttataGTGGAGAAAATTCTGCTCACCGACTTGACTCTTAAAGGGATCACTCTTAAATTCAGTAATAGTAGGGCAACCTGATATTCTGTTTCTTGACGTGAAGCAATAAAATACACAAGATCACTAGTGAAATCTTCTTGCCAAGAATGTTTAACCTGAATCCAATCAAGCCTTCACAGTTTACAGGAAATAGAGGGACTAGAAGATGTTAGAAGACAACATAAAGAAACAACCAAATTCAGAATGTGGGCCCTTCTACAAGACAACTGCTCTGACTTGAAAAACCCAatgtcatttgaaaaaaatatggagAGGCTATTCCAGACTTAAAAGACTAGGGATCTAGAACCAAATGCAACGTATAACATTGACTGAATCCTGGTTGGGAGGAGCAGGGAAGCTGCTACTAAAAACTTCTTGAAACAAATTGGGAAATTTGAATAGAGATTAAATTTTTGATGATAATAAGAATTATTGTCAATTTTCCTTAGGTGTGATCATGGTGTTGTGATTATATAGGAGAATCTCCTTGTTCTTCGGAAATACATACTTAAATTTTTAGAGATGAAATATCATGATGcctgaaatttactttaaaataatgtagtagcgtggtggggagagggaggattgCCAAAATCTTTGACCCACAAAACCAGCAATATGGTTTTATCtaatatatatcaatacataaagAGTGTTAAAGCAAgcatggcaaaatgttaacaattgttgAATCTAGGTGGTGGCTGTACAGTTGTTTATTGTACTATCCTTTCAACTTTTCCATGTTGAAAATTTTTCATACTCAGAAgttgagggagagaggggaagtcttctcagaaatattttccttAGACGAGATCAAATGTACCTTAAAATTTAAAGAAGCACCTTAACCATTCTAAAGAAGTAGCTTGCttttcctcatttgtttattcaccaTCCATTCCAATACTCCTAAAATCTGCCTTAATTATTATTGCAAATAATATTCTAATGCTAGAATAGGCCTAATATAAATCCCACAATAATCAGCACAAGATTTATAAGTGTAAACATCTGGTTTTATACCCAAATAACAAACTTAACAGCAGTAAAACAAATCGTTTATTACAGCATATAATGCGTTATATTAAATTTACacaaagatatataaaaacacatactGTTTATATCATACAGTCATTTAACATCAACAGGAATATCAAAACAAATACTACTCATGCACAAAACATGCATATACTGgtataaaaaaaggaattttacaCAATActgtttaccaaaaaaaaatttattttttaaaagcccttccAAACAGGGTCAGGGGTCCAATCTGGACTGGATTGCACTAATACGTTTGGGCTAATGCTTAGGTGGCACAGTGCCCCGCGAGCAGTTCTGAGCTTGGAGTCGTACCCAAGGGTTATTTCACTAGGAGTGAATTTCTTTGTACCCGATGACCAAAATGTTATCCCAAAGGCAAGTCTCCAAGGGAGGAATGGTTGGATCTGCTGCAAAttagggaggaggagaaaggcatCAATGTCGGGTAAATGGCCCTAGAAGGGGTTACTGTAACCAGGGCCTAGGCACCAAGTGTGGCAAAGGTTTTAGTGAATCCTTTTAAGGTATTACCAGCCTCCCTATCCAGGTCACCTCTCTGGATGTAGGGTCTGGTCTTCAAGTTCTGGGTCCAGTAAACCAAAGAGTTCTGAGGAGAATACAGAATGGGGATACATCCGAGAAAAGAAGAGTATATAAAAAACTACAGAAAACCATGACTGCCCCTTGTATCTACCTCACACAATTGTATGTGATACCCCCAACAGGAAAACCCTCATGGAGACGCTGCCCTAAAGAACCAAAGCAGCAAATATATGTCCTAAATTCCATCCACCTGACCTCCAGATCAAAAGGTCTCATCCCATTAACACTTGACCATCAAAACCTGTGCCTTCACAGATGCTcacaaaatgtcaaataaaaaccATCTGATACCACAAAAGTCACTATCACCACCATTAGAAACTCAATATTCACTTCTAACCAGCAAAGACATTCTTTACCTTCCACTAAAGGCACTAGGCACTAGTGTCCATACTTGACGAAGATGAGACATAATTCACCTCGGTCTTATCTAAACCAAAGGAAAGCATTCCATGGGATTATTACGCACAAAACAGTAAAACGCCGCCGTTTTTTCGGGAACTAGAAAAACCCCACTTTCTACACCAAGGACGTTACTCAAACGGTTGTCATCAGTTTCAAAGAGCCAGACCGAAAGCGCAGGATTTTCTTCTTGAGGTTGTGTGAAGCCTTAATTTTGACGAAGGTTTTGGTGGGGTTGTGGTGAAGGTCCGGGGCCGGGACCGGCTGCAGAGGGAGGGTCTGGACAAACTGGGACCAAATCAAGCCTCCGCTCTCCTCGGAATCGCTAGTGCTGGTGCTGTCGCCCACGAACTCGCCCTCGCTCACACTGGACTCGCTGTCGCCGAAGCAGTTCGTGGTGTAGTTGCTGCGCTCGTCCTCGCTGGTGTCCAGCACGGTGGAGTGGAACAGGGACTCGCACTCGGCCGAGTACTCGGAGTCGCTGGCCGCGTAGGCGTAGGGGCTGGCGTAGGGCAGCGGCCTGGCCGCGAACAGCCCCGTGGGCTCCCGGCGGCCCCGCCGCGCGCGCCGCAGCGCCTCCTCGTAGGACACCTCGGCGGCCGACCTCCACCGCCGCGAGTCGGTGCGCTTGTGCTTGGGCTTGGCCACCACCGCCTCCCGGCCATGGCCGTGGCCGTGCCCGCGGCTCCCCGCCCGGTGGCCCGCCCCCAGCGGCCGGCTGGGTGGTCCCACGTCGGACtggccgcccccgccccgccgccccttGGCCGGGGCTCTCCGGAGTTTCTTATTTGTATCCGCATCATCGGGGAACCGACACTTCTTGCCGGCCGCCCGGCCTTTCTCCCTCACGGCGGGCAGCGCGCTCTCCGGCCCGTGGACGGCCGGGGCCCGGGGCTTCAGGGCAGAGCCCCTCGGGGTGGCCACGGGCCGTGTACCCCGGGGTGGCCTGACGCTGGGCGGCTGCGCCAGGACCGGCGGCGCCTTCCCCAGAGGCCCTTCCTCCAGGCTCTGAGAAGAAGAGCCCTCGCTTCTGAAATCCAGGGCAGGCCGCTCTTCCACTGGGAAAGCGGGAGACACCAGAGCGGAAGCGGCGGGAGGGGGCGCCGCCGTAGGGAGAGCCGCCGTAGGGAGAGCCGGCGGGCTGTTTTTCTGTGGCACCTTTTTCAGTGGCTGGACCACCTTGTTCTCTTGCAGCGAGGCGGGGACCTTCCCAGGGCTCTCTTTTGGGGAGGCAGCTGGGATCTGCCCGCTTTCCTTAGGAGACTCCCCTACCCCAGCAGGGGGACACCTAGCAAGTTCCTGGGAGGCTGGCTTGGCATTTTTGGGCAGATGCTTACCTGGAAGTTCAGTGGCAGTGCCTGGGGAGATGCCCTCAGGCGCGGGCAACCTCTTGCTTTCCAGTGGTTCTGGCTTTGATTCTTTTGACCACTGTTTCAGTGGGGACAACGTCCCATTGTCCAAAGAGGGGACCCCGCCAGAGGGCAAAGGCAGCTGTTTAGAATTCTTAAGGTTCCCACCGTTGCCCTGTGAGACGGCCGCAGTCACTCTGACACAAACGCTCCCATTCCTCAGAAGCCCCTTGGTGGGGTCAGCGTTCACACTGGTTCTCGGCTTGTTGGTCCTTACAGGGTGCGTTTTTTTCTGGACCAGGCTCAGAATGTAACCATCCATTTTCTTACTCGATGAAGGATGGGGAGCAGACCACAAACTGCTTGGAGAGGGTAAGGAAGTGTCCGTCTTGACGGCATCCAGCTCAGATCCGACACAAATGTCGTTGGCATGGCTACCGAGCCTCTCGTCTTCCCTCAGGGGATTGCCGGTCAGGCAAAGGAGGAACATTGGGCTCTGCACGGCCACAGCATGAAGCGGACTGGGGTAGCGATACACATCATTCCCGTTTTTAGACACCAGATCACACTGGTACTTGGGATTCACATCTGCAATGACACCAAGGGAATTAGACTGTGATGTGGAGGGGGAACGGCCAACTGCCACAGTGGCCTTCTTTATATTCCAACCATCCTATGAGatctgaaaaacattttaaaggtacACTCTGAAGAAATGAATTGGTCAGCACCATCTCGCCTCTGGCCAGTTTCTACGAAGACAAATTCATGGGTAGAGGGAGAATGCCGAAGAATCAACAAATACTCCACAAGCTATTCTACTATTTCACATACAGTTCACACTACTGGGTGAcggaaaaaataattaacaaaggAATTTTTAACAAGCTATAactctgaaggaaaaatacagtcattaaaaatgctttcagggcttccctggtggcgcagtggttgagagtccgcctgccgatgcaggggacgcgggttcgtgccccggtccgggaagatcccacgtgccgtggagcggctgggtccgtgagccatggccgctgagcctgcgcgtccggagcctgtgctccgcaacgggagaggccacaacagtgagaggcccgcgtaccgccaaaaaaaaaaaaaaattctttcaaactATTGAATAATATGGGGAAAACACCTTAAAGTGGAGTGAAAATCATAATAACAGACtattaattatagttttattaagACTggatatattcaaagaaaaaagccTGAAATGAAGCACACCAAGATGCCAATAGAGCACTAGCATCTCAATGTGGTGGGAAAGCAAGTAatgtttactttcttctttattttctattttctaaattttcagtaaatatgtactgcattataactggaaaaataaatgttttttgagttGTTCTTTCTCTAGGCCACTCTCCCTTCTGTGTTCTATTCCTGGTTTCcctttaaaatacttcagataAACTATACTCTCTATGGGCTTCctcctcatttttaatttttttttttagacctaATTCTTAATGACATGTGTTCTAGTATAACTGTCAATTGAAAGGTCAGGGTAACCAAATTTCAATAGAgactaattaaatttaaataataatcacCCTATGTTTTCAATAGTgacactaaaaaataaagtacaatatTTCAGGAGGGAATTCTTGATGATGTTTTAAAAGACTGAGTAGTAGTATTAATGAATAAATTTCCCACATCTCAAAAATGTAGCTGCCAAAATACAATGACATCAAGCTTTCTTGCTTAATTAAATGATTTTGCTCTCGTCTTGGCATACATTATAAATATCAAATCCCCTGAATGACCTTTAGTTAGAGAAAATCAAAGTTTTTGTCACTATTTAATTTGTTGtccattataattatatttattcacTCAAATATTGAAAACGCACTACATGCTAGGTTCTACGTTGTTAATTTAAGGGAAAGCTCCACGAATTCCAATGATAATTagcagttgggggaggggggcggggaaggggggaaTACAGTCTAGACTCAGAAATAATATGATCCATTTGTAAACAAAagattattgtaaaataaaagtgCCATGTCCCCAATCCCACCTCCACTGCCAATAAATAACTTGTTGTAAGAAGGGGAAACCTCTCTAGCTAATATCCTTGCCCATCCCTCCTCACTACCCCAAGGCCTATCCTTGTCTTACTTTAAGCCACATTAACCTAAACGAcatctttcatctctttttcctCCATAAAGTTAAGGAAACAGACAGGCATCCCAGCTGGCAAGGGCCAGCCCAACTGTCTCAATTATGTGAAGATGTGGCATTTGGGATAGCAGGAGTCTGTCTTTAAGGAAAACCTATACCAAAGTACCTTTAATAGGTTTATAAAATTTCCCTCTGAAACCAGATCTGCAGAGTGAAAGGGAACAATTACCAATGAACTTGAGGCCCAGATACTCTAGATAACACAGATTTGTGCTTCACCAATCGTTTGCTGCTAACAACACACACTGTACGAAGACATCAGCCAATTAGCAGCCTCAGTTGTTTAGTGTTATGTTTGCATTGCCTGGACCACAGAAATCCAACCTTCTACCCAAGTGGACAACACATACAAACCAAGGGTGCAGTGACTTGTGCCAGGACCCACAGCTCCTCTAACTTCCATATTTTCTCTGATCTTCTGAGGAATCGTACTAAAGCAGAACTAAGGAAGGTGTCCCGAGTTTCAGCAACAACTCTGCCATTCAGCAAATGAGATGCCTCTGACAAAGGCATATGAAACCAAATTCCTCCTCTGTTCGTTAAGAAGGTTGAACAGAACAATTTCTGGATTCCCTTGGTGTGGTGGAAAAACATGGACCTGGCAGATAGTCCTGAGCTTGAACCCTGCCTCTGTCACTTACTCTCTATATAACCTTAAGCAACTCACCTAAGCTAACCTCAGCAGGCCTCATTTTTCTGATACATAAAATGGAGCTAACAACACTTGCACCCTGAAGAACTGTCGGGAGGATTCAAAGCAGATAAACGTATGCAGAGCACACAGCAGTGTGCCACATGGTGGAAATGCAGAAACTCTTCCTGTATCAACAATGGCATGATTCTCTCTAGAGGTCACTGCAAGAATAGCCCAAAATGGGCAACATGGTCTAGGGGATCTCACCCTATCCACCTGCTAAAAGAAGAGAGCTGCCATCATGCAAGGCATTCTGGAGAACATGGAGGGGCCACTGCTACCAGAAGTGCCAAGCAGCTCTTAGCCAGGCTGACAgatatatttatcttattttatatatatatatatacacatttaatgTAAGCTTTAGCTTTAAATGATTAACAGAACAAGAAAACAGAtccaaagtaattttgaaaagaaaatgcaaacaactGAACAGCAAAAGCTCAAAAACAGAGCTCAAGAACTGTAATATTGGGACAGGATTTCTAAAACTAAGTCATCTTGCTATCATCAGAATATAAAGCCAGGTGATACCCAAAGAGGACTGGAATAGTGGTGATCTTGATTCTAGATGCAACTATGGCACTAAATGCAGAAAGCTGATGAAattctctgagcctttgtttttCATCAGTAGAAGCTAGACAACCTTTAAAGACCTTTGACCCCTTCCAATTAAAAATGTCTATCAATTGTAAAGAGTCTTACCTGCAGATTTGGGGCAACCATCTGAGATAGTCAAGGTTGCCTCCAAGGGGCTGCAAAAACAGGTGCTGGAATGACAAGTGGATAAACACTCACTAAAGACGGAGTTCGAGGAATTGGAAAGGGATCCCGAAGCCCCATCACTCAGTTCATAAAACCCTACAAATAAAAAACACCATTTGGGATTAAGATCATATCAAGCAATAACACACATTTGTGCCTAAAAGGAAAAGGGGTAATCATGTAGAAAAGGTAGGAAAGGGAGAATATGAGGGGGGGGGGGCACCAATTTTGGTTCACGAGATTTAGTGTCCTGACTTTATGGTTTCATTTCCAGCAATCTTTGGAAAAAGGCAAAAAGCCCATAACTATGGGTATGTTTCAAAGCTGAGAGCACCCTCACTCTCAAACTGACCTTACTCCAAGACCCCACCTTTAAAGATGTGCAAGGAAAGAGACTTAGATCTGTCAAACTTCAACTTTTTCATGAACATTTCAGAAAGAATAACTTGAAGAGAAAAACGAATCTATTTAAGTAGCCaaatggtttaaaagaaaaaaagaacacacttTTGAAGTGGTCTCAGGAAGTTGAAGTGTGACTAATTTTCTAGCCCAGTTCTGACTTTCTCAAGTTTCAAAGGAGGAGCACTCTTCCAGAAATCTGAAtagaagcttttatttttaaactcaggAGACTTCAGTCAGATCAAtctcattattaaaaattttgttgtctaacgaacttatctacgaaacagaaacagcctcacagacatagagaacagacttgtggttgccaagggggaggggagtgggggagggatggattgggaatttgggattagcaaatgctaactattatatagagaatggataaacaataaggtcctactgtatagcacagggaactatattcaatatcctgtgataaaccataatggaaaagaatatgaaaaagaatgtatatatacatataactgaatcactttgctgtacagtagaaattaacacaacattgtaaatcaactatacttcaacaaaacaaattttaaaaaaattctgttttctgattGTTTCCCTCTTATGCAACTGAATGGCAGacttctcttgttttgttttgttttatccccTCCGCACTGGAAACGAACTCCACTGCCATTTGCAGGTCTGGGAACGCTAAGTACAGGGGGCCAAGGCAGAACTCATGACCGCAGAATTCCTCCTTGTGCTGCCACACTCACCTGAGCTGGGGCGGCTGTCTGTCTCCAGGTGTTCCTCAGATGTCTTTTCCACATCCAGTCTCAGGTCACTTATCTGCTTGTCGAGTTCCTGCAACTGGTTCAACAAACCAGCATCTCTTCTCCTCAAACAATTCTGattaggaagaaagggagaaaggaaaaacaaacacattttggTGACAAAGAACCAGAAAGTCTGGCTCTAAGTATTCAAATTACCATCTGAAGAGTTCCCTAAGTCTTCCAAAACCAAAATTTTTACTGGATGacctgaaataaagaaaaacttcaaGAATATGTCCTACGTTGAATTCCACCTTCTCACATTTTGTGGTGATATAGTTTCTTCATAAAAACAAGACTTGCTTTTAGTTtcaactaatatatatatatatatatatatatatatatataaacttactTTTTATAGGTAGTATGAGAAAAACCCACTGAGATTTTTCAAAAAACCTCTGTGTACAGCCAGTTTTTTACAGAACAGTACTTCACTGTAGACTCTTTAATTTGTCAGAGTATAACAGATTTCCTACAATACACTATAATCTTACTTAGGTGAGATTTTCTGGCCAAATGTCCTGcagagttttgttttctattagtTGCTTTGTGGGGTTTAATCAGTCTTAGGGCCTTTGAAAGTGAGAAACTAATACCAATAGCCAGTGCCAAGTATAATGTGAGCTGGCAGAATCCAAAACCCTCAAGGGAAGGTCCATCAAGATTTGAACTCAGCTCGGGTTTCCAAAGGTGACAGACCGTAGTGCTAACTCACACCGCCACCTAGTGCTTCCTATTGCTGgggaagcaaaaaaacaaaactcaaaaggCATCTGGTTCAAATCACAAATGCCAAGTCTACAAATGAAAACAGTACCACAAACACTGAGTGGACGGGAATTCTCCTGACATGCTGCCTTGCTCCCCTCCAGGGGTCAACAGGAATGCGCCACTCACAGTTGTGAGATTCATGAAGACAAGAAGGTGCTATTGTATAAGACAATGCACACAATGTCAATGACAGGCATAACCAGCAAGAATTGGCTCAAATCAGTGTCTGCTACCAAAAAACACAGCAAAATGCCAAAACAGAGGTATTGCACAAACACCATATACATATTGTACCTCCTTACAAAACAGATGCATATGAATCTACCCCTCCTGTCTGTTCTTTGACTTAAAAAGCTTGGAGACATAACATGCTTGTTTGttagaatgagttcagaaaaaATGAACCAAACAAGTCGAAGCACTTTGATGctcaaaaaaagagacaaattatCTGAAAAGAGATAATACAAGAAAACACTTGACAAATAACCACACAGCATCACTGTTGGTAATCGTAGGAGGGACATTATCTAGCATGCGTCTAGTTTCAGATAGTATCACATGGTcagataaggatttttttttttctctcctgttttcaaAACTACATTTTTGAGGTCACCGAAACAAAGCTGCCGCCATTACTCCGAGGCTGGGTCAAAAGCTGTTCTTCAATACATTAAGCGCCGaagttctttttcttccccattaATGAAGACGGCAGAGAATGTCTGAGACGCTGACACAAATCCAATGATAAGTGCTCCCTGAGAGCAGGTTTTTCTCTTCGCCCACCTCCACCTCAAGTCACAGCGAGCAGTACATATAAAATATGAGGGGAGGGGGCACTTTCTCCAGCCAAATTTCCATCATTTGCATCGGTTTTAGCCGCCTTATACAAAAGGGCTTCTATCTTAAATTAAGCAGCAACCCCGGCAAAAGCTGGCAGGCTGGGGAAAGCCTTGGGAGGGGCAGGTTCCCCGCGGCCGCTTCCGTGTAATCGTAAAATTCGGCACTGGACAGTCAACCGCGCCACAAGCCCCCTCCTCGGCTTTTGTCCCCTCTCGGCGGGAGACCATGAAGCCAAGAAGCTCCCCaaagaaatgctattttaaatgaggCTTTGCAAACCTTCGGGGAGAGGGCACGCTTTCGTCTAACTGGAGAGTTTGAAGGTAACAACCAGGAGACTCGAAGAATTCCAAAGGCAGAGCAGGAGGGGAGAGCAGCCACCCCCGCCCGGCCGTCCGCGCGGGGTTGCCAGCCCCTTACCTGACACAAAGCGGGCACACGCCGGGATCGCGTGGGCGTCGGCAGCCCACGCGCCGCGGGCGCCCTCGGGAACCCGGGTCAGGGGGCCACCGGGCGGGGGTCCCGGGAAGCCAAAGGATTTCCCCAGTCAGAGGCACCCCAGCGCCCACCGCAGGCCACCTGCCCGACCCCGGCCCGTCTGCAGGGACAGCCGTGCCCCACCTCCGGGCACGACCTACCAATTGCTTCCGCAGCAGCAAGATGTTCTCCTCCAAGAACTTCTCCTCCAGGCGGCTGCGCTGCGCCGCCTCCCCCGGCAGCTCCCCGGCGCGGGCTGCAGCTGGCCCCGCGCCCCCAGAGCTGCGCAGGGCGCCCCGGACCAGCAGCTCCTGGCGCTGGCGCAGGTACTCCAGCTCCGCCAGCCCGGCCAGCGTGGCCTCCTGCCGCTCGCGGGTGCGCTGCCGCTCCGTGTCCGCCTCGCCCTTCTCCCGCCAGCGCCCCTCGGGCTCCGCCGTGCGCTGCTCGCCCCGGACCGGCGCCGGCGGCTCCAGCTCCCTCGCCGTCCCGGCCGGACTCGGTTTCATGGCCCCCAACCCTACAGCGCGCACCCGTCCCCGCAGCCGGGCCGCCCGGGCGGAGGAGCGGGCGCTAGGGCTGCGGCCGCGGACTCATGCCTCCCGGCGGCCGGGGCGCGACGGCAGGGGCGGAGACCCGGAGCGCTCGGAACCCGCGCGCGGCCGCTGCTTGCGGCCGTCCGGGAGTGGGCGGCGCCGTCCGCTGCCGCCACGCGTCCCTCGCCGCGGCCCCGCAGCTGATAACGCCCTGCCCGGCGCTACGTCACGCGCGGCGGCCCGGCGAACCCCCGCCCGGCGCCCGCCTCCCCGCGCCGGCCCCTCGGTTGCGTGGCCCGCTCCCCCCCGGCTTCCCCCTCTAGTGTCAGGGGCGCTGCTCGCGCTCGGCGCCGGCCTCCTCCTCGCCGGGCCCTCCCcgctcctccctctctcctcccccactctTCCCGCGGGCCTCCTCGCCCCCTTTTCGGGTTTACAGCACCCAGTTTTTGCCTCGCTCCTTATTGGTTCTTTTCCCTCGCACAAAGCAAGGGGCGAGCACCTCGAGCCCCAGCATCCTGTTACAGTCGGCCTCGCA includes the following:
- the DACT1 gene encoding dapper homolog 1 encodes the protein MKPSPAGTARELEPPAPVRGEQRTAEPEGRWREKGEADTERQRTRERQEATLAGLAELEYLRQRQELLVRGALRSSGGAGPAAARAGELPGEAAQRSRLEEKFLEENILLLRKQLNCLRRRDAGLLNQLQELDKQISDLRLDVEKTSEEHLETDSRPSSGFYELSDGASGSLSNSSNSVFSECLSTCHSSTCFCSPLEATLTISDGCPKSADVNPKYQCDLVSKNGNDVYRYPSPLHAVAVQSPMFLLCLTGNPLREDERLGSHANDICVGSELDAVKTDTSLPSPSSLWSAPHPSSSKKMDGYILSLVQKKTHPVRTNKPRTSVNADPTKGLLRNGSVCVRVTAAVSQGNGGNLKNSKQLPLPSGGVPSLDNGTLSPLKQWSKESKPEPLESKRLPAPEGISPGTATELPGKHLPKNAKPASQELARCPPAGVGESPKESGQIPAASPKESPGKVPASLQENKVVQPLKKVPQKNSPPALPTAALPTAAPPPAASALVSPAFPVEERPALDFRSEGSSSQSLEEGPLGKAPPVLAQPPSVRPPRGTRPVATPRGSALKPRAPAVHGPESALPAVREKGRAAGKKCRFPDDADTNKKLRRAPAKGRRGGGGQSDVGPPSRPLGAGHRAGSRGHGHGHGREAVVAKPKHKRTDSRRWRSAAEVSYEEALRRARRGRREPTGLFAARPLPYASPYAYAASDSEYSAECESLFHSTVLDTSEDERSNYTTNCFGDSESSVSEGEFVGDSTSTSDSEESGGLIWSQFVQTLPLQPVPAPDLHHNPTKTFVKIKASHNLKKKILRFRSGSLKLMTTV